One Takifugu rubripes chromosome 19, fTakRub1.2, whole genome shotgun sequence genomic window carries:
- the slc25a55a gene encoding solute carrier family 25 member 55a → MSQHQISLPAKLINGGIAGIVGVTCVFPIDLAKTRLQNQRRGQMVYKSMMDCLVKTVRSEGYFGMYRGAAVNLTLVTPEKAIKLAANDFFRHQLAKDGKSLTVFKEMLAGCGAGMCQVVITTPMEMLKIQLQDAGRLAAQQQRPVKMSSTKLVVTNAMLSRSYNSGAVVAVPRAASAIQIARQLLQTQGVSGLYKGLGATLMRDVPFSVVYFPLFANLNQMGKPSPGESSPFYWAFLSGCVAGSTAAVAVNPCDVVKTRLQSLNKGSGEETYSGVVDCVTKILRKEGPTAFLKGAGCRALVIAPLFGIAQVMYFVGIGEYIMDNSPLSLLSV, encoded by the exons ATGTCTCAGCATCAAATTAG CCTCCCAGCCAAACTCATTAATGGAGGAATCGCTGGCATTGTTGGTGTTACATGTGTCTTCCCCATTGACTTGGCCAAAACCAGGTTGCAAAATCAGAGACGGGGTCAGATGGTCTACAAGAGCAT GATGGACTGCCTTGTCAAAACCGTTCGATCAGAAGGTTACTTTGGAATGTACAGGG GTGCAGCTGTGAATCTCACTTTGGTCACCCCTGAGAAGGCAATCAAGTTGGCGGCAAATGACTTTTTTAGGCATCAGCTTGCAAAGGACGG AAAGAGTCTGACAGTGTTCAAAGAGATGTTGGCAGGGTGTGGTGCAGGCATGTGCCAGGTTGTTATCACCACCCCTATGGAAATGCTTAAGATCCAGCTACAGGATGCAGGCAGACTTG CTGCACAGCAGCAAAGGCCAGTCAAGATGTCGTCCACAAAGCTTGTGGTCACCAACGCCATGTTGAGTCGTTCCTACAACTCCGGTGCAGTAGTTGCAGTGCCCAGAGCTGCATCTGCCATCCAGATTGCACGGCAGCTCCTCCAAACTCAGGGCGTTTCAGGTCTTTACAAAGGTCTGGGCGCAACTCTGATGAG GGATGTCCCCTTCTCGGTTGTCTACTTCCCATTGTTTGCTAACCTGAACCAAATGGGCAAACCTAGTCCTGGGGAGTCCTCTCCCTTCTACTGGGCTTTCCTCTCAGGCTGTGTAGCAGGATCGACTGCTGCTGTGGCCGTGAACCCCTGTGATG TGGTGAAGACGAGGCTGCAGTCTTTGAACAAAGGATCCGGTGAGGAGACTTACAGTGGAGTCGTTGACTGTGTGAC TAAAATATTGCGGAAAGAGGGACCTACTGCCTTCCTAAAGGGTGCTGGTTGTCGCGCTCTTGTCATCGCTCCACTCTTCGGCATTGCACAGGTTATGTACTTTGTGGGCATTGGCGAATACATCATGGACAACTCGCCACTCAGCCTTCTGTCGGTATGA
- the tshba gene encoding LOW QUALITY PROTEIN: thyroid stimulating hormone subunit beta a (The sequence of the model RefSeq protein was modified relative to this genomic sequence to represent the inferred CDS: inserted 3 bases in 2 codons; deleted 1 base in 1 codon), producing MDATAFPCWLFFCSFSPAVPXVFATDFTLYVERPEXEFCVAINTTICMGFCYSRDSNMREYLDHGFLVQRGCTYDKVEYRTAILPGCSIQANPTFTYPVALSCHCGACRTERTSCAHRASMDGARCTKPFRDLSLFSGQSNYMISF from the exons ATGGATGCGACAGCTTTTCCTTGTTGGctctttttttgctctttcagCCCTGCTGTTCC AGTGTTTGCCACCGACTTTACCCTATACGTGGAGAGGCCAG GCGAGTTCTGTGTGGCGATCAACACTACCATCTGTATGGGATTCTGCTACTCCAGG GACAGCAACATGAGGGAATACTTGGACCACGGCTTCCTTGTCCAGAGAGGCTGTACCTATGACAAGGTGGAATACCGTACAGCCATATTG CCGGGCTGTTCCATCCAGGCCAATCCTACCTTCACTTACCCAGTGGCTCTCAGCTGCCACTGCGGTGCCTGCAGGACTGAAAGAACGAGTTGTGCACATCGGGCCAGCATGGATGGAGCCAGGTGTACCAAACCATTCAGAGATCTGTCCTTATTTTCAGGCCAGAGCAACTACATGATCTCCTTCTGA
- the slc5a8l gene encoding solute carrier family 5 member 8, like (The RefSeq protein has 1 substitution, 16 frameshifts compared to this genomic sequence): MVGTEATFSVWDYVVFVGIILLAAGLGLFQALRGRRDTSRAEFLLGGRQMTAVPVAMSLTASFMSGITVIGTPAEAYRFGAAFWLFGFSYAIMSAITAEIFVPLFYRLAITSAYEYLERRYSRPIRLLGTSMYIIQTALYTGLVIYAPALALNQVTGLNLWGVLVATGAVCIIYCTLGGLKAVIWTDVLQMVIMLAGFVAVIGRGAVLQGGLTNIWEDARRGGRLEAFDFDPNPLKRHTFWTITVGGSIMWVSIYSINQSQVQRYISCKTLGHAKLSLYLNMVGLWITVSLAMFSGLTMFSIYKNCDPLGNGDVSTSDGLLPYLVMDILAIYPGVPGLFVAAAYSGTLSTVSSSINALVAVTVEDFVVPLCKNLTDKQVAWMNMGLSVFFGALCIGMAGVASMMGSVLQAALSIFGMISGPLLGLYLLGMLFRTSNSIGALTGMIIGLALTLWVGIGGQLYPPTSEMTNPLPLTTAGCTTPNYTTPVPSTSPVTLTQPSNYRPDLADSWYSLSYLYLAVFGTLITIVSGLLVSIVTGGCKQEKLSSDLFVRRSDMICFRWCRKSEASDVREKDSPEFCVGTDNPAFTELKDAEAVTHF, translated from the exons atgGTTGGGACAGAGGCCACATTCTCTGTGT GGGATTATGTGGTTTTTGTAGGGATCATTTTGCTGGCAGCAGGACTCGGCCTC CAGGCCCTCCGAGGCCGCAGGGACACCAGCAGGGCTGAATTTTTACTGGTGGGGCGGCAGATGACTGCCGTGCCAGTTGCCATGTCACTCACAGCCAGCTTCATGTCAGGCATCACGGTCATCGGCACACCGGCTGAGGCTTACCGGTTTGGAGCCGCGTTCTGGCTCTTTGGCTTCTCATACGCCATCATGTCCGCCATCACCGCTGAGATTTTCGTGCCACTCTTCTACAGACTTGCAATCACCAGTGCTTATGag TACCTTGAGAGGCGCTACAGTCGGCCCATTCGATTACTT GGGACATCAATGTACATCATACAGACG GCTCTGTACACTGGCTTGGTCATCTATGCTCCCGCTCTTGCACTAAATCAGG TCACAGGACTTAATCTTTGGGGAGTGTTGGTGGCTACAGGCGCGG TGTGCATCATCTACTGCACTTTG GGCGGACTGAAAGCCGTCATCTGGACGGATGTG CAGATGGTAATCATGCTCGCTGGATTTGTTGCTGTCATAGGTCGCGGAGCTGTTCTGCAAGGAGGCCTGACAAATATTTGGGAAGATGCACGGCGGGGCGGACGTCTCGAGGCATTTGA TTTTGACCCAAATCCTCTTAA GCGACACACCTTCTGGACAATTACAGTGGGTGGCAGCATAATGTGGGTGTCAATCTATTCCATTAATCAGTCCCAGGTGCAGCGCTACA TCTCCTGCAAAACCCTGGGTCAT GCCAAATT GTCTTTGTACCTAAACATGGTTGG CTTGTGGATCACTGTGAGCCTGGCTATGTTTTCTGGCCTCACCATGTTCTCCATTTACAAGAACTGCGACCCACTAGGAAACGGCGATGTTAGCACCTCCGATGGG CTGCTGCCTTACCTTGTGATGGACATTCTGGCAATTTACCCGGGAGTCCCTGGCTTGTTTGTGGCCGCTGCATACAGCGGCACCCTGAG CACGGTGTCTTCAAGCATTAATGCCCTGGTCGCTGTCACTGTGGAGGAC GTTGTTCCATTATGTAAAAACCTCACCGACAAACAGGTGGCATGGATGAACATGGGGCTGA GTGTTTTCTTTGGGGCCTTGTGCATCGGCATGGCCGGAGTAGCTTCAATGAT AAGCGTTTTACAG GCAGCTCTGTCCATATTTGGC ATCAGTGGGCCACTTCTTGGTCTTTACCTATTAGGAATGCTATTTCGCACATCAAACTCAATA GGAGCGCTTACGGGTATGATCATTGGCCTGGCGTTGACTTTGTGGG TGGGGATTGGTGGTCAGCTCTACCCCCCAACTTCTGAAATGACAAATCCTCTGCCACTCACCACTGCGGGCTGCACCACGCCAAACTACACCACGCCAGTGCCGTCGACCAGCCCCGTGACTCTGACCCAGCCGTCCAA TTACAGGCCTGATCTGGCTGACTCCTGGTACTCGCTGTCCTATCTTTACCTTGCTGTCTTTGGCACGCTGATCACCATT CTGCTGG TGAGCATCGTCACTG GCGGCTGCAAGCAAGAAAAACTCAGCTCCGATCTGTTTGTGAGGAGAGAG AGCGACATGATCTGCTTCCGATGGTGCAGGAAATCAGAG GCATCAGACGTCAGAGAAAAGGACTCGCCTGAGTTTTGTGTGGGAACAGACAACCCAGCGTTCACAGAGCTCAAAGATGCTGAAGCAGTCACCCATTTCTAA